The Medicago truncatula cultivar Jemalong A17 chromosome 4, MtrunA17r5.0-ANR, whole genome shotgun sequence genome includes a region encoding these proteins:
- the LOC25493167 gene encoding protein LOL2 isoform X2, with protein sequence MMQSQHQVNKEDDDGPPPGWQPIPPPQRPRPPPPSLPSGFAQMVCGSCRRLLSYPPGAKHVKCSCCQTVNIVLEADQVGQVKCGSCAVLLMYPYGAPQVRCSSCRFVTEIGADNKRPPWSVQQSKPTPPKAGC encoded by the exons ATGATGCAAAGCCAACACCAAGTAAACAAAGAAGACGACGACGGCCCGCCACCTGGTTGGCAACCTATTCCCCCACCGCAACGTCCACGGCCACCGCCACCGTCACTCCCATCCG GTTTTGCTCAAATGGTTTGTGGTTCTTGTCGCCGCCTGCTTTCGTATCCACCAGGTGCCAAACATGTCAAATGTTCATGCTGTCAGACAGTCAACATTGTATTAGAAG CTGATCAGGTTGGACAAGTTAAGTGTGGGAGTTGTGCAGTATTGCTAATGTACCCATATGGTGCTCCACAAGTTAGGTGTTCATCATGCCGGTTTGTGACAGAAATCGGG GCAGACAACAAGCGGCCTCCATGGTCTGTACAACAAAGTAAACCAACTCCTCCCAAAGCTGGTTGTTAG
- the LOC25493168 gene encoding early endosome antigen 1: MSSTKAGVRKRESNLERIKPDKKKQNFNLDFDFDLSDDLKGIVSALHLIRDKAQKDGQKKNEETISSVASEIKSTIEGLRTKFEKERQTFAKALSKSSKEFESSLKNETNKFQALHENFYKEKATSLQALQDIISKFEEEKEKLFLKYEQLRKKEKTMISEQEKACNDKITQLEGSLKKKKKDDKTFSILRKTLGSFLESTSDEDFPPDD; encoded by the exons ATGTCTTCTACCAAAGCAGGAGTCAGGAAACGAGAATCCAATCTCGAACGCATCAAACCTGATAAGAAGAAACAGAATTTCAATCTCGACTTCGATTTCGATCTCTCCGA tgacCTCAAAGGAATCGTGTCAGCGCTGCATCTGATAAGAGATAAGGCACAGAAGGACGGTCAGAAGAAGAACGAAGAAACTATTTCAAG TGTTGCCTCTGAAATCAAGTCTACTATCGAGGGATTGAGGACTAAATTTGAGAAGGAAAG GCAAACTTTTGCTAAGGCGCTTTCAAAGAGTTCCAAAGAG TTTGAAAGCTCTTTGAAGAATGAAACTAATAAGTTTCAAGCACTTCATGAGAATTTTTACAAAGAGAAAGCCACTTCTCTTCAGGCCTTGCAAG ATATTATCTCCAAATTTgaagaggaaaaggaaaagCTATTTCTGAAATATGAACAATTGA GGAAGAAGGAAAAAACTATGATATCTGAACAAGAGAAAGCTTGCAATGACAAAATTACACAACTTGAAGggtcattgaaaaagaagaagaag GATGATAAAACTTTCAGCATTTTGAGGAAAACTCTTGGTTCATTCTTGGAGAGTACTTCGGATGAGGATTTCCCACCTGATGATTGA
- the LOC25493167 gene encoding protein LOL2 isoform X1, giving the protein MMQSQHQVNKEDDDGPPPGWQPIPPPQRPRPPPPSLPSGFAQMVCGSCRRLLSYPPGAKHVKCSCCQTVNIVLEADQVGQVKCGSCAVLLMYPYGAPQVRCSSCRFVTEIGTTSGLHGLYNKVNQLLPKLVVSDLSIVLLTGSSLYNKL; this is encoded by the exons ATGATGCAAAGCCAACACCAAGTAAACAAAGAAGACGACGACGGCCCGCCACCTGGTTGGCAACCTATTCCCCCACCGCAACGTCCACGGCCACCGCCACCGTCACTCCCATCCG GTTTTGCTCAAATGGTTTGTGGTTCTTGTCGCCGCCTGCTTTCGTATCCACCAGGTGCCAAACATGTCAAATGTTCATGCTGTCAGACAGTCAACATTGTATTAGAAG CTGATCAGGTTGGACAAGTTAAGTGTGGGAGTTGTGCAGTATTGCTAATGTACCCATATGGTGCTCCACAAGTTAGGTGTTCATCATGCCGGTTTGTGACAGAAATCGGG ACAACAAGCGGCCTCCATGGTCTGTACAACAAAGTAAACCAACTCCTCCCAAAGCTGGTTGTTAGCGACCTGTCCATTGTCCTATTAACTGGGTCATCCTTGTATAACAAATTATGA